One part of the Brevundimonas subvibrioides ATCC 15264 genome encodes these proteins:
- a CDS encoding BLUF domain-containing protein — MARLERVLYGSTATGRTDSLMNVAAILGESQRNNDRDGLTGALAAHDGRYLQVIEGPADVLDGLLRRLDQDPRHTDIRVLERAPIESRSFADWSMAATRITPALEATLNDLVDNPAADPGRAVSMLREAVSAT; from the coding sequence ATGGCGAGGCTTGAGAGGGTTCTGTACGGCAGCACCGCCACGGGGCGGACCGACAGCCTGATGAACGTCGCCGCCATCCTGGGCGAATCCCAGCGCAACAACGACCGCGACGGCCTGACGGGGGCGCTGGCGGCGCACGACGGCCGCTATCTGCAGGTCATCGAGGGGCCGGCCGACGTGCTGGACGGGCTGCTGCGGCGGCTGGACCAGGATCCCCGCCATACGGACATCCGGGTGCTGGAACGCGCGCCGATCGAGTCCCGGTCCTTCGCCGACTGGTCCATGGCCGCGACCCGGATCACCCCGGCGCTGGAGGCCACGCTGAACGACCTGGTCGACAATCCCGCCGCCGATCCCGGACGCGCGGTCTCGATGCTGCGCGAGGCGGTCTCGGCGACCTGA